GTTGTAAATCAGTTGTATACATTTCTTGTATGACTTTATATTACAAGACACTGATCTCCATTAATTTTATATATTACATTCAAGTATTTTAGTCAAATCTGATCACTTGATATTTAAAATCTGAGCATATACAGTTTATATGTTAACATTTCtgcaaaattttgttttgtcagTTTGTATGCCAAACTTAAAAATCTTGCTTTCTGAGGTACATCAATTTCTCTTGCTGATATTCCTGtttttgtataatttgttaTCAGCTTGCTGAGGTAGATGACTCGTCTAAGACAGTGCTTCCTTCCAAGCTGGATAAGGTTACACAGGATTTTGTCAAACTGGTTTTCAACGAGGACATGTTCAAGGAACAGATGACCAAGTTTGAAATTGGTAATGCAAGCATtccatattttatttgataaagtATACACAAGAGTCTAGTATAAAATAATGTGTAAAGCTTCAAATCAAGAGCTAACCTTtggatattttatatattggagATGAGTCAATGCCCAGGAATAGACTTATGGTTCACTATatccaactaaaaaaaatactgaCTGCAAATTGGCACCCAGATGCAGTGGCATTCAATATTCATGTGTTTGTGTTTGTATCATGAGCAACATACATTGAGGCCTACTGGACATGAAAATTTTCACATTGTCACTTTATCCAATTATTcccttattattgttttatcatacatgtaggactaggaagtacatgtagtatgaaAGACGCAAGGCAAGCGCCATTTAAAGTCCCCAATGATTCAGTCTCTAGTACAATTaactatattcatttattattacctCCATGATACAGTGGTTCAGGTGCAGGATGCATTTAATAtgtatgatggtggtccccaagtctgcacacctaacaatttgagttgagatttaacatgaatttctttttatttcaaaaaatctttcagttgataatgttccttatggtattatgagtaagtgtaccaaatatctcataaaaatttgaaagaaattataggaatttccagattgaaaaaaaaaatggtaccccatgtctgcgcacccattcactttgcacacgattcagggattatgatgagaaaggctgcattttgaggtcgtcacatgaaatgccctaaattcattattttcccaccattttgagtcagattttttaatgaatatcttatccgtctatgtattgcatgtgtaaagtctgtgttcgttgcgtatcttcttttactagaatcagGCAGATTCACGTGTGTGTAGACAaaggggactgcgcagacttgggggaacttgccataacCATTATTGTTATGAGTGGTAGAATATACACCCATGCCAAAGACAGTCCAATAGTATCACAAACTACTAGAGGTCCAGATCACTGATATTTCCTCAATATTTTGGTTAAAAGTGGGTAGAGGACTAATGTaagatattttctcttttttggtgGAAGCCATGGGGTATACTCAAATTAAAGTGGCTCTTAAGTTCGTTGTGGCTTTGATAAGTTTCCAGTCCCCTCTAAATAGTATCAAAGCATCAGACAATACATTTGATTATGCAGGTGTGAAAAGGATTGGAAATGTGGTAGcagtagatgtacatgtaacccataccattcaaataatacaaatcaGTTCACAGTGGTTCAGCTACATGTATGACCCCCTCAGGTTGATTTTTATTGCATGTTTGGTAAAAGTGTTATAATCATTGTTGTGGGGACTTTGggaaattatattcaaattcacATTACCAGTGACCCAAGGCAGTGCGCGTTGGCTTTCActgttttcttcaattttttggTCATTGGAGCAGGCAGtggatttattttttgaagtgttattattagtatttattcagaaaatgaagaTGATACAAAGAATACATAATGATTCTGTAATTTGATGTTTCCTAGCATAATGTTTCTTAgcaatatatgtattatatattggCTTTTCTGTTCAAAGGGAATATTCTACAATATCCCATATGCCAATATCTTattctttataatttttatttgtccTACAGATGTAAAGAAGATGCCGCTTGGTAAGCTCAGCAAGGCTCAGATCGCCAAGGGCTTTGAAGCTTTAGAAGAACTTGAAGATGCGATACAGAAGAAGGCAAACAAGGGCAAGTTGAGTGAACTTTCCTCCAAGTTTTACACCATCATCCCTCATTCTTTTGGAAGGAATATACCTCCTCTGATTGATGATGCTGAGAAGATCCAGGCAAAGAAAGACATGCTTATTGTAAGTATTTTCGTGAATCATTATCCTTTCCAGCACCTTACTATCAATATACATTAGCAGGTAGTGGATCTTTTACAAAAGTTTTTGGATGGACAGTATTATACATTGGCTTGCCATATGCCATTAAGATGCTAGGTGCATGTGTGTTTGTTGTGAAAATTGGGGTGTAGTGAAAAAGTTTGTACAGAACTACAGTTAGAATGATCATGGTCAACTGACGATCATGTGGATTGCATTCCTGGATTATGAGTGAATACCTACCATTCAGTGGCACTGATTTGATGTGTATATTTAACTCTTTGTCCGCCAAGTTCACCGATTGGCACACTTGCTGCTTCGCCAAGTACGCCGATCGGCACAAATCTCACGACAATCCGATtacattgatttatattgtaTTGTGTGTACACACACGCCATTGTGTTATTCGCATCGCGTTCTAAACACTTGCACGCTCCCTGACATTAGTTGATTACATATCGTTCCCATTCAACTTTTTTGAGAAAAGTTAAATTTTTTGGACTGTTTCCACAAGTTTTGAGATGGCCTCTGGTCGAAGGAGACAGTGACTTTTCTCTCCTGATGAAGTTCGAGATTTGATTATTGCTTCACTTCCAGCGGCTGACTCGGATTCCGAGGGCAGTGATTCTGAGTCCGAGGGTGAATCTGAGAACGGTCCCACTCGTAGACATTCGTGTGCTTCCATTCACACttgctgtagtacatgtatctctaattttattttgatggaaatgaaatttCTGAAAGAACCACTACAAATCAAgactatattatattataattagaatttatttattcctatatatatatatatatatattatataatggCATAACAAAATGGTATGGCCTatatgagccccccccccccaaaaaaaaaaaaaaaaaagtttgaagaaCTAACAGTTTATTCAAtccaaattatttttcttgagTCTACAAACTACTTTGCAAATACATGTCAGAGTCACAGGGGAGAGGTGTCAAACAGTCTATTCATCTACAGCATTGCAATACATTATCATTACCACATGTGTATACCCAAGAAGGCATATTGATTTTTCTGGCAATAGGGGATTCTGTGCACGGCGGACAAAGAGTTACTTGGAAAGTGGACATAGTCTCTTCAACTGACAATTTCACTTTAATTGAATTCCAATAAGTTTCTATTTGATAAGATATTCTATGAAGTGTTCTGTTactgatcatttttttctttatttgtctttgtttatatattttcaggTTCTTGGAGATATTGAGCTTGCACTGGGTATgcagaaggaaaagaagaaaaaagatgcTGCTGTAAGTATTGATATCTGTCAAGACCATAGTGTAAAATTGTATTATCATGGCAAATGCAGTTTGTTTTAAAGCCTGTAacatctggggggggggggggaccataCCATTAGAGACTTTGGATTCCTAATAACAGATAGGTCCATTCTTCAGAGAAACAAATCCATTGCTAAAGCTTATACCTCAAATTttgttagaattttaattctgATCATATACAAAGGAGTGTGGaacatatataatataacatcaATTGTAATACTCTGTGAAATTAAGTAACATTTGTAAGCATAGTAGGGTGGGAAGTTACGTTAATGCGAGCATGGCGACTGGCTCGCATACTCCACAGGGAGTGAAGAATgtgtttatattgtttttgcaaTTTCGGGTAAACCTGAATGAATTGAATAATCGTTGACTCTGTTTGAACAGGCTGGCGATGCTATACCCCATCCACTCGATGTCAAGTATGATCTTCTCAAATGCAATCTGGAGCTTCTTGACCCATCATCCAAGGAGTTCAAAGTAAGTCAtctgaaataaatataactttatATAGTGGATGTTACCAAAGAAAGCAAAATCAGGAATATGGGGATTGATGGgtgggagaaagagaaaaatgggTTTAATGCCTTTATCTTACCGCAAAACAAATGGAAAGGAATTCAATATTAACAAAAGGATGTAATGTATGTGAATTCAATCTTTGAACCCTGTTGATGCactgtttggggggggggggtaaaaataGTAAACTTGTCACTGTATCATGCCTGTATATTGCTTATTAGTAGTTCTGAGTGGTTTGTATTTACTTGTTCTACAAGCAGATGGTCCAATTCTTTGATCATCTAAGACCATTATGACTGAACTAATTTTGTCTACTATAGATTTGTtctgtttactattttgttgaatcatcaatattcatatgaGGTTTAAgtaccatttagtctaatgcccagaAGGTCTTGTTTTCAATCTGACTACTTGTTACATGTACTTAACACTTTGTCAAGTGGAAAGTTGGCTTACATAAAACAGTTCATCTAATACTAGCCAAAATGGGTATGGCCTAACTGAAAATACAAGAAAGTAGTGGATGGGCTGAATGGCGATTAGACCAATTACTAGGAGACAAACTGATTGCAGAGGAACAAGGGCCGTGTTGGATGAGATCAAGcagtaagaaaatgaaatggttGTAGTCTTGTAGACCAAGCCGCAATTTGAATTTGGGTAATTGTATCCTCGACTTCAAAGCCATACATCTATGATAACTGCCTATTCTTAATCTATTTACACTCATTGCTATTTAGATCACACTGTGATGATCGGTGCATGTTTTCCAACTTGTTTCCACAGATTGTTAAGACCTACATTGCTAACACTGGCCACAGTGGTTCTGAGAAGCAGCTTCTTCATGTCTGGAAGATGGACAGAGAAGATGAGGTGACATTTGCTTTTAACTATGTTCTTTCTTTGGTGACACAACATTATAGGGTTAGAgctagggttgcaatagggttttatgctAGGTTTTGGGTAGGGTCCAGGGTTCAAGTTGGTCATTCAATTAATGTATGGAATTTGCAGCAGAGCATTTGTCGTCGAAGCAAATGTCATAGAACActtcctttttcatattttctcatatttccatataagtttttgaaaaaaaatcatccgaGCATTTTCAAAGGTGTCATACAATCTTACAATCATTTATTACTGAAACAAAGACTGACTGTTTTAACTTCTCCCCATTTAGAATGTTATCAAGAACCAGGAAATGCAGGAGGTGTTAATGTTTATGTGGTTTGCGAAGCAATTAAATAACATCTTGAACATCTCAACTTTCATTCTGTAAAAATGTAGTGTGTAATTGTGCAGATAGCATCAATTGGAAAATATGTACTGAAgagactttctttctttttcatgaaGTGGTGGGCGACCGACCCTATTATATACAAAGCCGATGTCTGTTGCTtcctgtaaagaaaaaaataattggtcCTTGAAATTTATGAGTGTTTATTTGCATATGGTTTACAGCACAGTTATTACTAAGTCCCTTTTTACTCAAAAGTTTATGGCTTGAATTCTATCACTTAAAAAGGGAGAAATACTGACAAAGGATTACAGTTTATTTGATTCACAAAGTCTAATCTGTTGTACTACAATTAATATTAGAACTTAAATAATTGACCAGTTTCCTTGGAAGTACTTCTTCTGTAGCCATGCCCTTATCTGCTATTTACCCATATTtcggccatttttttttcaatagataTGTAATATGAAAAGCTTGTTGcacaaaactttttttctaGTCTCTTTCAAGCAATAAATGCTGGACTCAcatggaaatgaatgaaataattatgattctatCAGCCCAGGCATTAAAAACCCAATAATTAACAAGGAGAAAGGGTAAAATATTTAATGTGAACAGAACACATGCAGCTGGAGCAACTCTCTAATTTCTAGGAATctgttttcaatatttcaacagaGTGATAGATTTACTGCACACACTGATATCACAAACCGTCGTCTCCTGTGGCATGGTACCAATGTGGCTGTAGTAGCCGCTATCTTGAAAACGGGACTTCGCATCATGCCACATTCAGGAGGACGAGTAGGACGAGGCATATATCTTGCATCGGAGCAAAGCAAATCACGTGGATATGGTAAGTACAAATCTGTTGATCGTGAAAGAAAAGGTGATATGATGACATCACACAATTGCATGCTGTTTATGCCATCAAAAGTatgtttgttcaatattcttCTTTTGTGTGATATCCTGAAAggttttcaattcatttcaaatttggtttttgtttattgaattaaattaacttgaagtgaattgaattgaatgtccATCAGAATCTTTCATTGAcatatcatataatatatctGCGACACAAAGAGGTCATAAAAACATTTACAACTTTTTTCCTGTGCAGTATCTGGCACATCTTTTGAGACTGAATGGGCTGCATCTTCGTATGCAATAAGGAAGTAATAAAATATCTGCCTACAGACAAAACATTAATGATTGTTCATAACAATTTGCAGCAAAAATGCTAAGGGGGTGgaatccacccacccacccccaTCTATGTTAGAGTATAAAAATCACACACTGTTAGGATTAATGATTTCAGTCTTCCACTTTTGCAATATACTACCATGTAATTTAATTCATACAGTTGGAGTAGCAAACGATGGCCGAGCCGTGATGTTCCTGAATGAAGCAGCCCTGGGTAAAGAGCATTACATCACAGCTAATAATAGCTCTCTTACTAAAGCACCTAATGGATGTGACTGTGTCATTGCTAAAGGAAACCAAGAACCAGGTATGATTCTCAAAGAACTTCACCGAAGACAGACATTGTTTTGTTGGGAAACTCATCAAATTGCTATTAACCCCGACCAGGCCAGGCTTTTTGGGCTGTAGAGAGACATGGTGATTCCAtccccccttgagatcttggCCACTTAGCGATgtgaaaatcaattttatatCATGATTAAGGCAATGAATAGAAAATTGCATAATGAGAAGAAAGTCTTGATACATTTAAATGTGTGTTAAACCTTCTATCAGACAGTCTTAGAAGAATAAAATGGTTCTGAGACTGTTTAGAAAAAGTAACAgattaacaaaaattaaaagaaattagtATTGAggaaaaaacatatattttgccATTTGTATTACATGAtacaatttgaatcaatattatATTGAAAACCAACTTGCCTTTTTCTTTGCATCTTAAAATTCAGGTTGCGTATGTCATAGgtgaatttaaatatttttctggTAAAATTTACTCACCaaaaccaaatattttttttgaactCTCATATTGTTACATAGCCTCATTTTATGTTGTCTGCATgcgtacattttttttttcagatccgAAGAAGGAAACCGTCTTGAAGCTTGATGGCAAGGATGTGGTTGTCCCCCAGGGAAAACCAGTCAAGCAATCAAAATACTCGTCATCTCACTTCTACCAGAGCGAGTACCTCCTCTATAAAGAAAGTCAGAACAGAATGAGATATCTCTGCCTCTTCAAGTTTTGGTAATCACCTCACATTGCTGCAATGTATCTTGGTTGCTTGAGGATTGTCTGAACAGACTTCTGCTAGAAATTGTGTCTCTTAGATAAGGTATGAAACCTGTGGAGCATTtgttattcaacatatttaCGTTAGCTGGTAGAAATATATTGACTGTCCACTCTtcttttttgttattataaGGTGTATGTAACATATGCTTTATTCACTGCCCTCTGACTCACTTTTATTACAGTAGTTGCATGTGCTGAATTTTGTTGAAGTgaaatttttcagaaaatttgcttCAAATTCTGTCACTTGATTTGATCAGAGTGTGAAAACAGGATTGCTTTTGACCATTGCATGTTAACTATTCTTTAAtttaatctgaaaaaaaatcttacaacTCATAAAGCAGTTGTGTGTTATGTTCAaagatcatgattttttttttcattttgcttttataAATGAATGCTTTGATCAGaacgaaatgaaaatgaataacatACAGTATCTGTGTAGGAGAAGAAGGATACATATAGGAAAATATTCTAGGTTTTCCTGGAGAAATGAAAAGATATTCAACCATCTAAGTATGATTAAGAAACCTAATCTTAACCCAATTCCATCCTATATCTTGCCCGAGAGGCAGTTGCCTTTGTGGAAAATGCAGCTTTTTAGATGAACAATTTcaatttgttgaaatatcaGTTTATActtcaaaatgatgaaatgttgCTCTTATCATATGACAATTTATATAATCGCTTTCAAACTGCTC
This genomic interval from Lytechinus pictus isolate F3 Inbred chromosome 3, Lp3.0, whole genome shotgun sequence contains the following:
- the LOC129257680 gene encoding protein mono-ADP-ribosyltransferase PARP3-like codes for the protein MPPKKRSASTKAGGKGAKVLKKEPDDGGLKAAVEKLKTADKEKKSSHTKDSHCSWPGSVFDDFDCMLNQTNIGHNNNKYYVVQLLQSHLGYAVFTRWGRVGESGQQATQEFNGSDIEAAKKFFCKKFNDKTKNKWEDRANFVPKAGKYTLIEVEDADNEELQETSEKLAEVDDSSKTVLPSKLDKVTQDFVKLVFNEDMFKEQMTKFEIDVKKMPLGKLSKAQIAKGFEALEELEDAIQKKANKGKLSELSSKFYTIIPHSFGRNIPPLIDDAEKIQAKKDMLIVLGDIELALGMQKEKKKKDAAAGDAIPHPLDVKYDLLKCNLELLDPSSKEFKIVKTYIANTGHSGSEKQLLHVWKMDREDESDRFTAHTDITNRRLLWHGTNVAVVAAILKTGLRIMPHSGGRVGRGIYLASEQSKSRGYVGVANDGRAVMFLNEAALGKEHYITANNSSLTKAPNGCDCVIAKGNQEPDPKKETVLKLDGKDVVVPQGKPVKQSKYSSSHFYQSEYLLYKESQNRMRYLCLFKFW